The DNA segment acttgtctgccgggtgaccttgggcaagtcacttcgcttctctctgtctccgttacctcatctgtaaaatggggatggagactatgagccccatggggggcagggaccgtgtccaacctgattaacttgtatctaccccagtgctcggcacagtgcttggcatagagtaggcgcttaacaagtatcacagtcgCTATAGCCGCATTTTTGAGAAACATGACTTGGTGGCGTTGTTAGGGGAGCCTGAACAGTCAGGCTCTTCTCAGTGTGCTGcgtaaagggaggagagaagggacacgGAGAGCCGAAGATAATCCATGTCAGAGAAGGCGATTCGGGCTTCGTCTCGGCCATGGAGGGCGACGAGCCCGGGACCAGTTGGGAAATGGGGAAGCGTCCGTGAGGAGTTGGCCCAGCTATTGCCAACTGCAGGTGGCACAGGGTAGGAAGGCTGTGAGAAGGAGCgtgacttggtggatagagcccgggcctgggagtcgggaaggacccgggttctaatcccggctcccccacgtatccgctgtgtgacctcgggtaagtcgcctcacttctctgggcctcagttacctcgcctgtaaaacggggattaagagtgtgagccccatgtgggagagggactgtgtccaatctgattgactcgtccttcattcagtcgtgtttattgagcgcttactgggtgcggagggctgtactaagcgcttgagagagtacagttctcCAATagacaggcaccttccctgcccacaacgagcttacggtctagagggcgggAGTTCTACCTCAGcgcgtagaatagtgcttggcacatgataagggctttaaaatcaccattatcattattattattacgtgtgcATGATCTGGTTGAAAATTCTTCTGGGAGAATTCGCTTGCCGATAATCGAGGAGCGACTGCCGTGTCACATTCTCCTCAGGTCACAGAGAAGGGCGCTGACCTatctggggtggaggagaggggttcCTCCCTGGTTTCTGACGGTCGTCGCCTTCGACAGATTCATTTTCCTGGAGAAATTTCCCCCGGGCGACATTAGCGCCGTGTCTGTTCTAGATTTACGGGTCGAGGTTGCAGGCGGAGGAGGACGACTGGGTCCCTCTTAAGGTCCGTCACCGCCaggcagcaggagggaagagaTGCGTGGGCGGAAGCAGCCGGGAAAATATTACAAGGCGGGAATCACAAAGCCGTCAGAGATCCGGGGACCAGATTTCCTACTGCCCAGCCCTAGCCTCGGGCCAAGGAGGGTGACGGGCTAAAACTTTGCTCAGGCCTTTCTGATTATCACTCCCAAGTTTGCGAGGCAGCCAGATTGAACTCTTTAGTCCAGAGCATCTGCGGCGGATCAGATGAGTCGGTCGCTGAATTAACCTCTCGGAGGCAGATGTGAGAAGCGGCCGGGGCGGCGGAAAAGAAGAGTGGAAGTAGGATGCGATCTGATCCGAACTTCCCTCTCTCATCTTCCATCTCCCTTTCGGGGGTCAATTCTGCACCTCGGCTTCCCTGTTCATCGGAGGGAAACGATCATAGGAAATGGCGATCGACGCCTCCGTGGTGATGGCGAACAAGATTTTGGTGATATcggttgagggcttactatgtgctgagcactgggtagatacagtcccatcagatcagacacgaccccttgcccacagggTGGTCGcagtgtgaaggggagggagagctggtatctGATCCCCAGCGGCCCGGCGTagtgctagagcacgggcctgggagtcggaaggtcacgggttctaatcccggctcggccactcatctgctgtgtggccttgagtaagtcacttgacttctctgtgactcggttacctcatctggaaaatggagataaagaccgtgagccttctgcgggacagggactgtgtccaatccgctttgcttgcagccaccccagtgctcagtgcagtgcctggcgcatagtaagcgtgtaacaaatatcgtaattattattctgatccttagagatgagaaaaccgaggttcagagaagttaggtgacttgcccgggatcacccagcaagcaatcagtcagtggtcctGACTGAGCAATCGCTGTGAGCAGAaggctgtgctaagtgctcgggaaagttcGATACATCCAAGTTGGGAGATTCTACGGGGAGAAtcgaagccgggattcgaatccgtccctgcgctctttccactaggccctgctgcttcccctattgtcCGAAAAAGCTCTGAGCTGAGGGAAGAAGCCTGAAAGAAACATTTTTAGGAAAAACCAAGGTAAGCTGGCTAAATTGTAAGAATCGGGGTATttgtcgagggcttactgtgtgccaagcactgtgctaagctctggggtagagacaagatcaccaggtcccacgtgcggctcgcagGGTACgtagaagaaagaacaggtatccccattttgcgggtgaaGGAACtaggggccagagaagtgacttacccagagtcgcGCTGCAGGTACATGGCgcaacgggattagaacccaagacccccggctcgacccccggctcccgggcctttgcactttccacaaggccacactgcttctctggctaaaTGGGTTTTACAGACCCCCCTCATCTTGCATCTTTCTTCAGGCAGtttcccagaataataataataataactgtggcatttgttagccacttaccgtgtgccagtgcCAGTGTAGCACTgcggtggctacaagcaaatcgggtttgacacagtccctgtccctcacggggctcacagagtcaacccccattttacagatgaggtaactgaggcccagagaagtgaagtgaccagccgaaggccacacagcagccaaggggcggagccgggattagaacccaggaccctctctgactcccaggcccgggctctagccattccGCCACGCGGCTTGTTCCAGCCTCAAGAACCAGTAAAGGATACGTGGACTGAAGGGGAAGGTGTTGGATCGGCGACCCCGAACTCCACCTTCACTGGGGGAAGACGAGGCGGACGCCCCATCTGAGTCGGGGCAAAGGGCGCCGGGTACTGACGTCGGCCCCCGGCCGACAAGGGCAGCGGACCGGCTCCCCAAGGCCGGTCCGGAGACCCTGGCGACGATCCGGCGGGCGAGGAAGAGATCCGGGGAGGGCCGAGGCCCCGGCGGCCGCTTTGGCCGGACCCTAGCGGCTGGCAGAACACGTGGTCCCCCGGCCTGGGGGACGTCCTCGCCAAGGGACGGTCCTGGCGGGGTCCGGGGACGCCGAGCCCAACGCCGAGCGGGGGCCCGAGGCCGCCGGCGGGCTGGTGCGGCCCCAGTGACGCGGCCCCCGTTGGGACCCGCTTCCCGCTCTGGTCGGCTGGTTGAGGGTGGCACCCGCAGCGCCCCGCGGCAGCCCAAGACGGACTCCTGCTTCCCTGCTCGGGCTCGCGAGGGAAGCGGCCTGGCCACCTGGAAAACCTTTCGAGCACCGAGTCCACGGCCCGGGACACGACCCCGGCCAGTTCTTCCTTGAGCGTCTCCGAGAAGCCCCTCCCTTCAGAAGGCAGAAACCGGGGAGACCTAAAGTCGCCTTCCTCTTCTGAGGCTTGGGGCTTTTCCTCTTCCAAAGGGCACCTCCAGGGGAGGTTGGGGCTCCGGTCACCGCCTGGCACCCTCACGCTGCGCGGTTGATGGTTTCCGTGTCTCGCCTTCGCGGGATCCCGGGCCTCTTGAGTAGCTTGCGGGCTTGGGACCGGGAAGAATCTCTCTTGGAGCTGCTTCAGCTGCTCCTCCAAAACCCGAAGCCGTTCCTTCAACCGGTGGCTTTCCTCCCCGTTAACGTCCCGTCCGTCTCCCGCCCACTGGGTCCCGTCGCGATTCCGCTGCCGAGGCTCCTTCCGTTTTCTCTCGTTCTCTCCGGCTTTCTCCGGTCGGAGGAGGGATGGTCCGCCTCGGACCCCCGGGGAGCCCtccggccgggggctgggggggaagccCACGCCTCGTACGGTGGTTTCCACCCTAGCCCGCTTCGCTCGAACGGGCCCGTCGGAGAACCAGTCGGAGTCTCCCAAGCGAGAGCCGGGAGCTGGGCTCCGGGGAGGCGGTGATCCGGATCCGTTTTCCCCCGGAGACCCGCCGCTTCCGACGTCCTCCACGGAATCTACGGTGCGGAGTCGGGGCGGACGGTTCGGGGGAGGTCGAAAGAGGTGGGGATCCATCACGTGGCTCCCTAAGGCCTGATTCAGCAGCTGGGATATTACAGTCGCGTTGGCATAAGGAACGAGAGAGCCTTCCCTGCCATTTCTTGGGAAAAGggaatcttcctcctcctctcccaaataGCCCAAACTTGAGATATCACCGTCCCGCACGGAGACGTTCTGGTTCATGGTCTTTTTCTTCCCCGAAgttagagaggagagaggtggaaggggaggttTGGGGAACTAACGTAAGATCTCTGATGCCAATAATTTAAGAAGGGCCTAGATTTGCCGGTTTTCTTCTGTCCTGGCGGCGCAGATagctgaggctggggagagagagggacagagcaagagaaggagagagcgagagaagaaaagagaacatCACCTGATGATCACAATAGCAAtaatcactcattcgttcattcagccgtatttattgagcgcttactgtgtgccgggcactgtactacgcgcttgggaaagtacaacgtagcagagaacagtggcattccctgcccacgacgagcttacagtctgaggggggaggcggacatcaatacaaatccataaaattacagatgtgaccgtgggtatttattaagtataccTTGTGCTGAGTCCTTCCTCCTACgtagcccgtgagccccgtgcaggacagggctgtgtcaaacctgattcatttgtatctaccctggcgctttgacctgtgtttgacgcatagtaagcaattaacaaagaccataaaaaagcgctgaggtagacccaaggcctctgatgatgacgacgacgatggtgtgtgttaagcgcttactacgagccaagcgctgttctcagcgctggggtggatacaaggtaatcagggtgtcccacgtggggctcacagtcttcagccccatttgacagacgagggaaccgaggcccggagaagtgacgtgacttgcccaaagtcacacagctgataagtggaggagccgggattagaacccacgacccctgactcccgagcccgggctcgggccgCTAAGCCCCGCCGcgacattggacacagtccccggcccacccggggctcacaaccGGTCTtggtcccatttcacagaggaggagaccgaggcccagagaggttaagtgacttgtcggagGACGCGAAGTAgaccggtggtggagccgggtctcCGACTCTCGGCCCTCCGCTCTCTCACTTCCGTGGGCAGAACGACTCTCTGAATCGCACAGCCCCACTCCCTCTCGGCCAGAAAGGGCAACTAAACCTGGAAGAAGCGCAGAGGACTCTCAACTCTCATTCCCCAGCTCGAGAGCGCCGGATCGGATGGTTCCAGTGTAGCAATCTCATTTGTTCGGGGGTCCAGGTGCCTTCTCTAAGGCCCGTCTTCCAACGGGAACCTCCCGAGGGCTAGAAGGGTCGGGGGAATCGGTTAAAGTGGCCAGTTCTCCGTCACCGCGTCGCCAATTCGCGTCTGGCAGGGAGAGAGCAGTGaaaccccccccccatcttctacCCTCTGCCTCTCGTTGCCCACATCCGGCCCCAAtatgcctcttcctccccccacccgcccaccgCCCATCCAGACGTCGATCAAACCCTCAAGGATAGTCAAGGTTAGCCCTGCCCCAGACGGCCTCAGAGCTTCGAGCAGTAAGTACCCTCTGCTCGGCAgaatctcctctcccacctcgtcGTCGGGAGGCCTCCCGTGACCGAATTAGAACCGGGGCGGCTCAGGATCTGGGGGCGGAATTGCTAGGAGGTTATCAGCTGGATGGGAGAATTTGCGGAATAGTGGGATGGCTTGTCCTCAGGAAAAAGATGCCCCCAGAGCTATTAGATTAGCTCCTTTGGGACAGAGTTGGAGAGATGCAATTTCGTGACTCCGAAAAGCATCTCAGTGGGGGCACGAAacaggaagtgggtgtagaccgCCTCCTCGGCAGAAGTGATTGCCCTACGATGATTTCTGTGGTCTGGCTGTCCTAGAAAAAAAGCGAGTCTGGTATTAAAGAATTTAAAAATAAGGGAGAGAGTGGTTTTGGCGGtagaagagaaaagtgaaataTTCAAAACCAACCAAGGGATCCCTGTGGGGTtgtctggttgtttttttttaagaccgGGATCTAAGGTGCAAGTGGTTTGcggacaaaaaaaccccaaaactgcaGGGGTAGAAAGCAGGATAAATGAAACCTGTTGGAAAGTGTGATGAGCCCATGTGTTTCTCGATGCTGAAACGAAATCCCGAAAAACCTGGAAATCTCGCCAGTTCCAAAACACCTGTTAATGTGAATGGAGATTGCCACCCCCCGTCTAAGAAGCAGGGAACACAACGGAATTTCAGGAGTAGGAGAGAAAAAAATTACTCCCGGACACCGTTTCCATCCATTTGTATCTACATGCCACATCCCCTTCCATCGGTTTATACGATAATAGCTCCTGAACTAAAATTTTCAGCCACAGGAGCCTAATTCCTTCTCGTCAACAAACTACTGCCAAACGAGACACGCTTCTTCACGGCCAGCAAAGAGAAAATCCAAACGGAACTGAGTTTTAAATGACTGTCGGACTCATACGGATAACAGTTGGCCTCGTTTCTGCCCGGCGGGGGTGAGGATATCAAAACACAGGCTGGAGGTGGTAGCCGGGAAGGCTAGGGTAACCTTGGTAATGGTATTAAAAAAGCAAATCGCGTTAATGCCGAAGATAAGAGCGAAGCCTGGAAGTCCGACATCTGTAAACACGACTCATATGCTGGGATCCTCAAAGCGGCGCAAAGAGAGCGTAAACTGGCCCGGACCCAGGGCGATGAGACCTGCAGCAGAAGTAAGAATTTCTCCGGCTTCAAGAGCCTCGTCTCCATGGGTATGTTGGACCcatgtcgtgtttattgagcgcctactgggtgccgagcactgcacttgggattcattcattcattcggttgtatttattgagctcttactgggaggagagcagtgcactaagctcctgggagagtaaaagaaaacaataaacagaaacgtcccttgcccacaaagagctgacagtctagagggggagacagacattaatataaatgaataaatgagagcacCCGttgcctgctcacaacgagctgacagcctagcGGATAGTAAGAGCCATGGAGGAGAATTAGACTGAAAACAAACCAAAGGGGTGATGACACTAGGCAAACCATTCTTTTTGCctacttcccccttccctggtGAACCATTTCCCCGTTGCTGGGggggaaaatccccattttctcctaATTATTGGGTTCGATGGTTAGGTCAGAGGACCCCGACGGTGGAATGCAAAACTctggctcaccgtctcaattcggATGACTAGGGGATTGCAAAAGTATAACTCATCGCAGCCCCTGAATTCCGATCGTGGAGTCGAAGGAAGAGCCACTGAGGAGCCCCAGTGGACACCTTGCACAACCGTTTTGACGAGCAACCCCCTCATTTCCACAGTCTGGGGGTCTCGCCGGCTCACAGGTAGAAGGGAAGTTCTGGGGGAGCcgttccccccggccccgacagAACCGCGGACAGACGTGGCAAATCTCAGATTTGGGCTCCCCTGAGGTTATCGCTACGAAAGATTACCCTGCATTAGCTGGAAATGCTTCTTTTAGACcgagcccctccttttcctctgctcccgctccccgtccccatctcgcccactctgggcctcggtgaactCACCCGTAaaatgtacctatttattattctatttattttatcagtgatgtgtacacatctataattctattcctttacattgatgctatcgatgcctgtttacttgctttgttttgtttcgtgctctgtctccccatcttctagactgtgagcccgttgttgggtagggattgtctcaatctgtggCTGAATCGCCCTTTCCAAGCGCCccgcaccgtgctctgcacccagtaagcgctcaataaatacgaccgaatgaatgaatgaaagctcgctgtgagcgGGGGCCGCGTCTACCCGTTCCGGTGctctcgccccagcgcttagtacacagcgagcactcagtaaatatggattTTAGTGGAAAGTCAGAGTCCACAGAGCACGAAAGCGTCCGCCTCACCCCTGGACCAGAAGTGGGTTGgtccctcagcccacagcgctcctctgggcctcactcgcctcatctgtaaaatggggagtaagacggtgagcccctcgtgggacaacctgatgctcttgtatctaccccaggggcttaacagataccgtcaccattatcattatgatgatgatgaagaaacgcTGGAGGAGCCGAAAATATTTAGGCCCCCTCGTAGTGCTTTAGCCCCCGTCTCTTCTGCCGGTGGTTTCCGAGAGAAGAGATTTCACGACCGCCCAGCAAGCCCAAGCCAGCCGTCAGGGACGACCCAAAAACCTCCGTCGGCAGAGGACCCGCGTCACCTCGACCGAAGAGCTACGTCAGGACAGCCCGGTCCCCGGACCCTCCCGGAGAGGACACCGTCTTCCCTCCTCTCTAccgcctacctgctgtgtgacctggggcaagtcgcttcacttccctgggcctcggttccctcatctgtaaaagggggattaagaccgtgggactgtgtccaacctgatgagctcgggtacttagaccccactgcttagtaccgtgcccggcacgtggtaaatgcttaacagacaccataaaaaaccccccaaacctttctgcgcctctgtttcctcctcggcGGAATGCGGATTCCGTacccgttctcccccctacttcaaccgtgaggctcaagtgggacctgattttccggCAGCcacccccagcgctcggtacggtgctcggcacatggcgagcgctcaacagatgtcaCGATCGGTCTCATCCTCAAAACTGGTCCAGCACCTCCCGGAGGGGAGACGCCCGATTCCCCGCGGACCGGCCAGGAGAGACTGGAAGGGAAAAGCGCCCTCGCCCTCCACCTTCCCCGCTCAGGGGGGGATCCCCTTACCGTTCCGGGTGGAGCGGGGCGCTGCAGGCCGGGGGATGGCGGGGGATGGATGCTCCCCAACGTCCGCGGGTGGAGAAGGCCAGAGGGAAGGGACAGGACAACCGCCCCGGAGGCCGGCCGCCGTCCTAGAAGCCCCTTGCCGACGGGGAGGCAGGGCGGGGTTCTCATCCGCAGCCAACCAGCCGTGGGGGGCTTATGAATATGTAAGAGGAGATAGCAGAGGGCACGTTGGCATATTCCCAAGCGCAAGGTGCTGcccctgcttccttccccccAGAGCACGTCACTCAGCCCTTTCGGCTAACGGGAGAAAAGCCGCCGAGCCGGTTACcagcctcttcccctgcctcgAGCCCCGGCCTTGCAAACTCCAGCGAGTcctagtcaaaataataataataataaagatgatgttggtatttgttaagcgcttactatgtgcagagcaccgttctaagcgctgggggagatacagggtcatcagatgatcccaggtgaggctcacagtttacagatgaggtaactgaggcacagagaagttaagtgacttgcactccCTACTCAGTCGGGCAGTCAgtcgtacctactgagcgctgaccgcgtgcagggccctgtgctaagcgccggggagagtacgacgcagtaATAAACGAGCCCGCGGTctggacggggagacggacaccgacagaaataaagaaatgacagatgtggaccgtggggctgggaagggggatgaacagagggagcCGGCCGGGGCGACgcggcagggagtgggagatgaggaaaggggggggctcggtcagggaaggcctcttggaggaggtgggccttcgataagtcCTGGAAGGCGGAGAGGGTCACCGTCGGGTGTGAagcggggagggcgttccaggccagaggcgggacgcgggcgagagatcggcggccagatagaggagatggagatagggcgagaaggttggcgtgagaggagcgcagtgtgcgggctgggtcggactaggagagtagcgaggcgaggtgggagaggagcactgagtgctttgaaagtaGCCGGCAACCCCCATCCTAAAATCTCGGCTTCCCCGTGGACCTCGGGAAACGCTGTGCTCCTGTCAAATAATCCCTAAATGATAGACTCGCAGGACCGATATCAGCGACGTCACACGGCGGGACGTGGGCCTAGGGGGGTCCCCGG comes from the Ornithorhynchus anatinus isolate Pmale09 chromosome 1, mOrnAna1.pri.v4, whole genome shotgun sequence genome and includes:
- the PROX2 gene encoding prospero homeobox protein 2 gives rise to the protein MNQNVSVRDGDISSLGYLGEEEEDSLFPRNGREGSLVPYANATVISQLLNQALGSHVMDPHLFRPPPNRPPRLRTVDSVEDVGSGGSPGENGSGSPPPRSPAPGSRLGDSDWFSDGPVRAKRARVETTVRGVGFPPSPRPEGSPGVRGGPSLLRPEKAGENERKRKEPRQRNRDGTQWAGDGRDVNGEESHRLKERLRVLEEQLKQLQERFFPVPSPQATQEARDPAKARHGNHQPRSVRVPGGDRSPNLPWRCPLEEEKPQASEEEGDFRSPRFLPSEGRGFSETLKEELAGVVSRAVDSVLERFSRWPGRFPREPEQGSRSPSWAAAGRCGCHPQPADQSGKRVPTGAASLGPHQPAGGLGPPLGVGLGVPGPRQDRPLARTSPRPGDHVFCQPLGSGQSGRRGLGPPRISSSPAGSSPGSPDRPWGAGPLPLSAGGRRQYPAPFAPTQMGRPPRLPPVKVEFGVADPTPSPSVHEGLTPGHLKKAKLMFFFTRYPSSNILKTYFPDVQFNRCITSQLIKWFSNFREFYYIQMEKFARQAISEGVTNAEKLIVPRDSEIFRSLNTHYNKGNDFEVPDRFLEIASLTLQEFFEAVTAGRDSDPSWKKPIYKVISKLDGDIPEILSSPSFLALNSKEFSILYSVSVATRKDMLRNVLKES